AGCGGCGGCTATCCGAAGCCCGGGAGGCGCGAGAAGCGGGCTTGGTGGTCTCGATTGAGGAAACCGAGAAGGCGGTCGGCGACCTGCTCGGGGCCTTGCGGGCGCAACTTCTTGCCACGCCGACGCGGGAATCCCATCGAATCGTCGGGTTGCGAAGTCTTGCTGAAGCCACGGCGGCGCTCGATGCGATCATCTACGACTTGATGACTAGTCTCTCTCGGCGGGGCCCCGAACTCGCTGAAGACCCGGGCCGCCGATGACCACCCCACGCGATCACCTGCGGGCGCTCCTGGACGCCCAGCCGGCCGCCTCCGCCGTCACGGTGCCGACGCCCTGGCTCGAAGCCCTCTTAGCCGAAACGGTGGCCCCGGTGGCCCCGCTGGCCGCCCCGGACCTGCTCACGGTGGATCAAGCCGCGGCCCGGCTCGGGATTTGTCCCGGCACCCTGTACCGCCAGGCCAAGCGGTACCCGTTCACGCGGAAGATCTCTCACCGGGTCTTGCGGTTCGATGCGGCCGAACTGGCGGCCTGGCTCCGGACCCGGGGCAAGGTGGCGTAAGGGGACTGGACACCGAACCGCTACGGTGGTTCTATTTGAGGGGTCGGGAATATCCCCGACCGACGAATGGGGAGCGCACATTGACGACGCCGAAGAAAGACCCCGCCGCGGTATCACTCGGCCGCCGTGGTGGGCTGGCCCGGGCCGCCACGCTCACGGCGGCCCAACGGGTGGCGAGCGCCACGAAGGCAAGTGCCGCCGCCGCCAAGGTCCGAACCAAGAAAGCCCAAGAGGCCCGGAAAGGTGGCGCCCGATGACCACGACCACGACCCGCCGCCCTCGCGGCACCGGCTCGCTGTTCCGCCGAGGCGCGATCTGGTGGATGAAGTATTCCGTCAACGACCGCGCCGTCCGGGAAAGCGCCGGCACCACCAGCCGGCGCGTGGCGGAAAAGCGGCTCCAGCAACGGCTCGGCGAAGTGGGGACCGGCGCCCACATCGGCCAGGCGGCCGAGCGCCTCCGCTTCGAGGATCTGGTCGAGATGGTCACGGCCGACTATGCCCTGAAACAGAACCGATCAACCGCCCGGATGGAACGGGCCACGCGAGCGCTGGCCGGCCGCTTTGCGGGCGTCAAGGCGCTGGCGATCACCTATGACCGACTCGCGGCCTACGCCGCCGAACGCCTCGCGGATGAGTTGGCCCTCGCCACGATTCAATATGAGTTGGCGATTCTCCGCCGTGGATTCACGTTGGCGGTTCGCGCTCGTCGGCTCCCGGCTCGGCCCGCCTTCCCCACCATCACGGTCCAGAACGCCCGCCAAGGATTCTTCGAGCCGGCCCAGGTCGAGGCGCTGTTGGTCGAGCTGCCTGAGTATCTCCGCCCGGTCCTGCAGGCCGCCGTGCTCACCGGCTGGCGGAAGCAGGAGCTGCTCACCCTGACATGGGATCGAGTCGATTTCGAGGCCGGTACGATCCGCCTCGAAGCCGAGCACACGAAGAACCATGCGGCGCGGGTCTTTCCGGTCGATGCCCTGCCCGCCCTCGAGGCCGTGCTTCGGTCCCAACGGAATCTGACCGACATGGTGGAGGCCGCCACGGGCAAGCCGGTGGCCCTGGTCTTTCACCACTTCGGCCTGCCGATCAGGGACCACTACCACGCCTGGCGGGCCGCCTGTGAACGGGCCAAAGTACCGGGTCGGCTGCTCCACGACGCCCGCCGGACGGCGGTTCGGAACCTCGAACGGGCGGGCGTGTCGCGGTCGGTCGCCATGAAACTGACCGGCCACAAGACCGAAAACGTGTACCGTCGGTATGCCATTGTGAGCGAGCAAGATCTGCGGGAAGGCGTGGCGAAGTTGGCGAGTTTGGGCACAGTACGGGCACAGTAACCCAAAATCCCATGTGGACAAAACGCGTAACTCGAATGCTCGGGCCGGGACTCGAACCCGGATGGGGTTGCCCCCGAGGGATTTTAAGTCCCTTGTGTCTACCGGTTTCACCACCCGAGCGGTGACCGGAAGATAGCCAAATTCAGTCGATCTGAACGGGGGGGGGCCGCTGGGCCGGCCAGGCGGCCGGACGGCCAGGTGTCCCAGGTGAGGGGGCACCCGACACCGAAGGGGGGATTGGGATGGCCGGAGCGGCCGATCAGGTCATGGAGCATTTCATGGCGGGCCACCATCTCGTGCCCGATCCAGAAATCAGCGACATAGACGCGGGAGCCGGGTTCCCACCGGGCCACACACTCCCCGGTCGGGAACGGAAACGACCGGCCCGGCACCTGAAACCACCGGATCTTTGCGAAATCCCCGCGCCGGTCGGAGCATGCTTCCGTGGCGGCGAACCAGACCCGGTACTCCGGCGGCGGCTCGAACGGCACCGCGGTCGGCGGTTCGAAGCCGCAGGCGGTTCCACCTAACGCCATCAGCCCGGCAACCACGACCTGTTTCACGAACGTCCGCATTCCAAGGGCCCGCCCGGGCCCTTGGAATGGTGACCACCCGAACCCTCTGATGGGTCTCGGCAGAGAGGGGGTGGCAACTTGAATGGACGTACGTCACGGGAAGC
The genomic region above belongs to Gemmatimonadota bacterium and contains:
- a CDS encoding DNA-binding protein; translated protein: MTTPRDHLRALLDAQPAASAVTVPTPWLEALLAETVAPVAPLAAPDLLTVDQAAARLGICPGTLYRQAKRYPFTRKISHRVLRFDAAELAAWLRTRGKVA
- a CDS encoding site-specific integrase, producing MRPNWRPGSGPGARWRKGTGHRTATVVLFEGSGISPTDEWGAHIDDAEERPRRGITRPPWWAGPGRHAHGGPTGGERHEGKCRRRQGPNQESPRGPERWRPMTTTTTRRPRGTGSLFRRGAIWWMKYSVNDRAVRESAGTTSRRVAEKRLQQRLGEVGTGAHIGQAAERLRFEDLVEMVTADYALKQNRSTARMERATRALAGRFAGVKALAITYDRLAAYAAERLADELALATIQYELAILRRGFTLAVRARRLPARPAFPTITVQNARQGFFEPAQVEALLVELPEYLRPVLQAAVLTGWRKQELLTLTWDRVDFEAGTIRLEAEHTKNHAARVFPVDALPALEAVLRSQRNLTDMVEAATGKPVALVFHHFGLPIRDHYHAWRAACERAKVPGRLLHDARRTAVRNLERAGVSRSVAMKLTGHKTENVYRRYAIVSEQDLREGVAKLASLGTVRAQ